In Parabacteroides timonensis, the genomic stretch TCATCGAAAAAGGGAGCACCGATCTCCCAATTGCCTACATGGGCACCGATCATAACGACTCCTTCATTTCCGTTCAACACCTCCAGGAAGTCCTGATACCGCGTACCGAAATCGAAAGTATATTGTTTGTCCATCCCTGCACCGACCGCCACCTTATCGATCAGGGTTTGCCCCAACCGGTAATAATTGACCAACAGAAAACGGGCAGAACGTAGACGTCCATATCCCAACCGCTGCCGTGCATATCTCCAGATCGCCCGGGTCGCCTTCGGGGCAAACGGGACAAAGTAGACCACAACCAGACAAAGAAACGCATACGCCGCCTTTACTCCCAGTCCTTTTATCAAGAGAATAAAGAAGAGGTAGCCGAAAGAACCTCCGCGCGTTTTACCTTTCCAGCCTGTGTCGTTGTCGTTACTCATTCACACGTGAGTCAATGAAATCGTAAAAGTCCTGGAACGTTTTGATCCCGACAAAATCCTGTGCCTTCAATGTAAACCCGAAGTTATGTTCCACCAGTACGACCATGTCCACCAGGTCGAGACTGTCCAGTTCGAGTGTCTGCATCAACGGGGCATCGGGCTGTATCAGTTCAATATCTATTTCGAACTCTTCCGATAGTTTCTCGTTTATTTTTTGAATTAATTCTGTATTTGCCATTTGTTTATTTATTGACTGCTAAGATTTGAATTTCCTGATTATTAATGTAGAGTTGGTCCCTCCGAAGCCAAACGAGTTGGACAGAAAGGTGTCGAATTCGAGTTGTTTAGTCTCCGCCGGGATATTCAGTAAAGCGGAAGCCTCGTCCGGTTCCGTAAAGTTCAGGTTGGGAGCGATAAATCCGTTCTGCATCATCAACATGGAATAGATCACTTCGCTTGCGCCTGCCATCCACATCTCATGTCCGGTCATCGACTTGGTAGAAGCCACATACGGAGCTGCCTCCCCGAAGACTTCCGCGATGGCTTTCGCCTCGTTCAGGTCGCCCAAAGGGGTGGAAGTAGCATGGGCATTCACATACTGTATGTCGCGGGCCGCCATACCTGCGTCTTTTAATGCCATTTCCAATGAACGCCGCGGACCGTCCACGTTCGGGACGGATATATGTTCGCCGTTGGAAGAGAATCCGTATCCTACCACTTCGGCCAGGATATTGGCACCTCTTCGTTTAGCCGACTCATAACTTTCTATAATAACGGTCGCACCTCCCCCGCTGGGAACC encodes the following:
- a CDS encoding acyl carrier protein, whose translation is MANTELIQKINEKLSEEFEIDIELIQPDAPLMQTLELDSLDLVDMVVLVEHNFGFTLKAQDFVGIKTFQDFYDFIDSRVNE